Proteins encoded within one genomic window of Sebastes fasciatus isolate fSebFas1 chromosome 18, fSebFas1.pri, whole genome shotgun sequence:
- the LOC141756604 gene encoding angiopoietin-related protein 7, whose product MIYACRILEGLEALCILIVLLPEAKANDLNTTTQRNGGGSQCGEYTNQVMEDGMCRLVATLPQLDEQKCPDMFRCTDEVSYWLHENEERKQQIVALKETISELQEELRNHRHRIKVLELQNEERTHLNISLEQRFHELEHHYTEATTLLHLQGTLILDLQNHLHNLTLSMDKVKSSPECMINIVRPNPLMSAQEALHPEIQHVRNCPIDCASIYYNGVRRSGLYTVVPSLAGMPVEVYCDMDTDGGGWTVIQRRADGSLSFDRTWRDYMDGFGDLHSEFWLGNNHIHDLSTQGDYSLRIDLEDWSNKHKHALYQSFSVEDEEHQYRLHVSGFSGTVQDSFSWYHDKQGFSTPDSGNICAEISHGGWWYNQCFYANLNGVYYRGGHYTPKGRGPLGPDGIVWYSWKDSDYYSLRKVTMMIRPRSFRTRLSP is encoded by the exons ATGATTTATGCTTGCCGCATCCTTGAGGGTCTTGAGGCTCTCTGCATCCTCATCGTGTTGCTCCCAGAGGCCAAAGCAAACGACCTGAACACCACCACTCAGCGCAATGGCGGGGGATCCCAGTGCGGGGAGTACACTAACCAG GTCATGGAGGACGGGATGTGTCGGCTGGTGGCAACGCTGCCTCAACTGGACGAGCAGAAGTGCCCGGATATGTTTCGCTGCACGGACGAGGTCTCCTACTGGCTGCACGAGAACGAGGAGAGGAAGCAGCAGATCGTGGCCCTGAAGGAGACCATctctgagctgcaggaggagctgaggaACCACCGGCACCGCATCAAAGTCCTGGAGCTGCAG AATGAAGAAAGGACCCACCTGAATATCTCCCTGGAGCAGCGTTTTCATGAGTTGGAGCATCACTACACTGAAGCCACCACTCTGCTGCATCTACAGGGCACTCTGATCCTTGACCTCCAG AACCACCTCCATAATCTGACACTTTCGATGGATAAAGTCAAAAGCAGCCCCGAGTGCATGATCAACATCGTCCGTCCCAACCCGCTGATGAGTGCTCAAGAAGCTCTGCACCCAG AGATTCAGCATGTGAGAAACTGTCCCATAGACTGTGCTTCCATCTACTACAATGGAGTGAGGAGATCAGGCCTCTACACGGTGGTGCCATCACTGGCCGGCATGCCTGTGGAGGTCTATTGTGATATGGACACAGACG GTGGCGGCTGGACCGTGATCCAGCGTCGTGCTGACGGCTCACTGAGCTTCGACCGCACCTGGAGGGACTACATGGACGGCTTCGGTGACCTGCACTCAGAGTTCTGGCTGGGCAATAACCACATACATGACCTGAGCACCCAGGGAGACTACAGCCTGCGCATCGACCTGGAGGACTGGAGCAACAAGCACAAACATGCCCTCTACCAGAGCTTCAG tGTGGAAGATGAAGAGCATCAGTACCGTCTCCATGTGTCAGGCTTCAGCGGGACCGTGCAGGACTCTTTCAGCTGGTACCACGACAAGCAGGGCTTCAGCACCCCAGACAGTGGCAACATCTGCGCTGAGATCTCCCACGGTGGCTGGTGGTACAACCAGTGCTTCTACGCCAACCTTAACGGAGTCTACTACCGG GGAGGTCACTACACCCCTAAAGGCCGGGGGCCGCTGGGTCCTGATGGGATTGTTTGGTACTCCTGGAAAGACTCGGACTATTACTCCCTACGCAAAGTCACCATGATGATCCGACCACGCTCTTTCCGAACCCGTCTGTCACCATGA